The following nucleotide sequence is from Streptosporangiales bacterium.
ACGATGTGGCCGTGCGTGACCATTTGCCTGGCCATGTCGCGGCTCTTCGCGAAGCCAGCGCGGAACACCACGTTGTCGAGGCGGCTCTCCAGGATCTGCAGGAGTGCGTCACCCGTCCTGCCCTGCGTGTGCGTCGCCTCTTCGTAGTAGCCGCGGAACTGCTTCTCGAGCACGCCGTAGATGCGGGCGCACTTCTGCTTCTCGCGCTTCTGGAGGAGGTACTCGGTCTCCTTGGTACGGCTGCGGCCATGCTCGCCGGGCGGGTAGGGCCGGCTCTCGAACGGGCACTTGGCCGACTCGCACTTGCTGCCCTTGAGGAACAGCTTCATCTTCTCGCGTCGGCAGCGCTTGCAGTCTGCACCGGTGTAACGGGCCATTTCTTTCGCTATCTCCTAAACACGCCGGCGCTTGGGTGGGCGGCAACCGTTGTGGGGGCTTGGGGTGACGTCCTGGATCGAGCCGACCTCGAGGCCGACCGCGGACAGCGACCTGATCGCCGTCTCCCGCCCGGATCCCGGGCCGCGGACGAAGACGTCCACCTTGCGCATGCCGTGCTCCATCGCGCGCCTGGCGGCGGCCTCGGCGGCGAGCTGGGCGGCGAACGGTGTGGACTTGCGTGAGCCCTTGTAGCCCACCTGGCCGGAGCTCGACCACGCGATCACGTTGCCGACGGGGTCGGTGATCGAGATGACCGTGTTGTTGAACGTGCTCTTGATGTGTGCGTGCCCGTGGGCGACGTTCTTCTTCTCTTTCCGGCGCACCTTCTTGACGGCGCCGGGACGGCTCTTGGGTGGCATTCTGCCTGGTTCTCCTCGCGAGATCGTCGGTCAGCCGCGCTGACTACTTCTTGCCAACCTTCTTCTTGCCGGCAACGGTCTTGCGCCGGCCCTTCCTGGTGCGCGCGTTGGTGTGCGTGCGCTGACCATGGACGGGCAGGCCACGGCGGTGCCTGATGCCCTGGTAGCAGCCGATCTCGACCTTGCGGCGGATGTCCGCTGCCACTTCGCGACGCAGGTCACCCTCGACCTGGTAGTGACCTTCGATCCAGTCGCGTAGCTTGACCAGCTCGTCGTCACCGAGCTCGTGTACGCGCCTGTTGGGTTCGACGCCGGCGCCGGCGATGATGTCCTTCGCCCGGCTGCGGCCCACTCCGAAAATGTAGGTAAGCGCGACCTCGACCCGCTTGTCCCGCGGGAGGTCTACGCCGACGAGGCGTGCCATCTGGTGGCTACTCCTTCAACAACACGTGGAGGTCCTCCGCGCCGCTTCCTCGCCAGTGGCGAGGCCCCGGCCTCCATCCGGGGGTGCTCCGGCCAGCCGGCCGGAGGTGCGGCACGCGTACTGCGCACCTATCCGCCGATCAACCCTGGCGCTGCTTGTGCCTCGGGTTGGAGCAGATCACCATGACGCGGCCGTGGCGACGGATCACCTTGCACCGGTCACAGATCTTCTTGACGCTGGGCTGGACTTTCATTGCTTGGCTCTCATTCAGGCCGCCGCCGCGGGCGGCAGGGACGGCTGGTCGTGCTCATCGGTAACGGAAGACGATCCGCCCGCGGGACAGGTCGTATGGGCTGAGCTCGACGACGACTCGGTCGTCCGGCAGGATCCTGATGTAGTGCATCCGCATCTTGCCGCTGATGTGCGCGAGCACCTTGTGCCCGTTCTCGAGCTCCACCCGGAAGGTAGCGTTCGGCAACGACTCGACCACGGTGCCCTCAACCTCGATGACACCTTCCTTCTTGGGCATGGCCTCCCGTTCTTCCGTTTCCGTCGGCCCCCGGCTGGGCTGCCCCCACGAGCCGAACACACGTTCGCAGTCTGATCGTCTCGGTAGGGTGTCCCGGAGCACATTGCCAGCGGTGCTGAGCGCATGACACACAGCAGGCACCAGGACCTGAAGCACAAGCTTACGCCAGGGCAAGATCGACCCGGCGACCGGGCTCCACTTTCCGCCCGTACCGGACCGACTTGCTAACTTACCTCGCCGGGCGGCCGGTTGTGGTGCCGTCGCCGCTCGTGCTGGTGCCGTAGCCGGTCGTGCCGGTGCTCGAAGCGCAGGTCGGTGCGGCGGCGGTGCTCCTCCAGCTGACGGGCCCGCTGCTCGCCCTCGACCTCGTGCCGCTCACCGCCGTTGCCGCCACCGCGGTTGCCGAGCGTGCCGACGATCAGCATGACGCCCCACGGCCCCATCACCCACATCGGCCAGAAGTAGGTGAGGTCACCGGCACTCAACACGCCGAGCAGCCAGACCACGGTGCACACCATGCTGACCGCGAACCAGGAGCTCCACGCCCGCCGCACCCCCGGGCTCAGCCGCCGCGCCGGCTCCTTCGCCTTCGCCGGCTCGAGCGCGGCCGCCGGCAGGTCGGCGGTGAGACCGCCGAGGTCGCCGAACGTCTTCGCCGCGTACGCCGTGTCGGAGCGTTCCTGGAACTCGTCCAGGGTGAGCCGACCGGCCGCGTAGTGCTCGCGCAGCTCCTCGACCACCCGCTCCCGGTCGGAGTCCGCGCAGCGCAGCTGGGGATTCTCGTCAGCCATCGTCATCCACCACCCTGGAGACCTCGCCGACCCCGGCGGTCTCCTCGACCGGTCCGCCGTACCGCTCACCGAGCCGCTGCCGGCCTCCGTCGGCCGCGGTCAGCACCCACGGCCCGCGCGCGGTGATCGCGACCGTGTGCTCGAAGTGGGCGGCGACCGAACCGTCCTTCGTGACGACCGTCCACTCGTCGTCGAGTACCCGGCTGCGGTGCGAGCCGGTCGTGACCATCGGCTCGACAGCGAGCACCAGGCCCGCCACCAGCTCCCGGCCGGCACCACCGCGCCTGGTCGCGTAGTTCGGGACGAACGGCTCCTGGTGCATCGCGGTGCCGATGCCGTGCCCGCCGTACTCCCGCGG
It contains:
- the rpsD gene encoding 30S ribosomal protein S4, translated to MARYTGADCKRCRREKMKLFLKGSKCESAKCPFESRPYPPGEHGRSRTKETEYLLQKREKQKCARIYGVLEKQFRGYYEEATHTQGRTGDALLQILESRLDNVVFRAGFAKSRDMARQMVTHGHIVVNGIKTDIPSFRVSEGDIVQVREKSLEMTPFVVARAEATDKRIPAWLEVVPNQMRVLVHSLPAREVIDTPVQEQLIVELYSK
- the rpsK gene encoding 30S ribosomal protein S11, whose product is MPPKSRPGAVKKVRRKEKKNVAHGHAHIKSTFNNTVISITDPVGNVIAWSSSGQVGYKGSRKSTPFAAQLAAEAAARRAMEHGMRKVDVFVRGPGSGRETAIRSLSAVGLEVGSIQDVTPSPHNGCRPPKRRRV
- the rpsM gene encoding 30S ribosomal protein S13 encodes the protein MARLVGVDLPRDKRVEVALTYIFGVGRSRAKDIIAGAGVEPNRRVHELGDDELVKLRDWIEGHYQVEGDLRREVAADIRRKVEIGCYQGIRHRRGLPVHGQRTHTNARTRKGRRKTVAGKKKVGKK
- the rpmJ gene encoding 50S ribosomal protein L36, with product MKVQPSVKKICDRCKVIRRHGRVMVICSNPRHKQRQG
- the infA gene encoding translation initiation factor IF-1, which translates into the protein MPKKEGVIEVEGTVVESLPNATFRVELENGHKVLAHISGKMRMHYIRILPDDRVVVELSPYDLSRGRIVFRYR
- a CDS encoding DUF1707 domain-containing protein, translating into MADENPQLRCADSDRERVVEELREHYAAGRLTLDEFQERSDTAYAAKTFGDLGGLTADLPAAALEPAKAKEPARRLSPGVRRAWSSWFAVSMVCTVVWLLGVLSAGDLTYFWPMWVMGPWGVMLIVGTLGNRGGGNGGERHEVEGEQRARQLEEHRRRTDLRFEHRHDRLRHQHERRRHHNRPPGEVS